The Musa acuminata AAA Group cultivar baxijiao chromosome BXJ1-3, Cavendish_Baxijiao_AAA, whole genome shotgun sequence genome window below encodes:
- the LOC135581853 gene encoding uncharacterized protein LOC135581853 isoform X2: protein MCENPNPPLRRRRLPMKLLSIFLLQSKDSSFNSCSISAAEGPPFLLLCGSRSWGCIGVLHQIRLPCYDYSGYGGSTGKPSEFNTYYDIEAVHDCLKKEYGIRQEDLILYGQSVGSGPTLHLATQLQGLRGVVLHGAILSGIRVLYPVKVTFWFDIFKNINKIQQVDCPVLVIHGTADGIVEWTHGKRLWELSKEKYDPLWIKGGGHCNLEAYPEYIRHLRKFISAMEKLPLVRQAKQSSVPTSTITESKHKCLRFGKR, encoded by the exons ATGTGTGAGAACCCTAATCCGCCTCTTCGAAGGCGTCGTCTTCCCATGAAACTCCTCTCCATCTTTCTACTCCAATCCAAAGACAGCTCATTCAACTCATGCTCGATCTCCGCCGCAGAGGGACCTCCCTTCCTCCTACTATGTGGTTCTCGGTCGTGGGGCTGTATAGGTGTTCTACATCAAATTCGATTACCATG TTATGACTACTCAGGTTACGGAGGATCTACGGGGAAG CCATCTGAGTTCAATACATACTACGACATAGAAGCTGTGCATGATTGCTTGAAGAAAGAGTATGGGATAAGGCAAGAGGATCTCATTCTGTATGGCCAATCTGTCGGTAGTGGACCAACATTACACTTGGCTACGCAATTACAAGGTCTGAGAGGTGTTGTCCTCCATGGTGCAATTCTTTCGGGCATACGCGTCTTATATCCTGTAAAAGTGACATTCTGGTTTGATATATTTAAA AACATCAACAAAATCCAACAAGTTGACTGCCCGGTTCTTGTTATACAT GGAACTGCCGATGGTATCGTGGAGTGGACTCATGGAAAGCGTTTGTGGGAGCTATCGAAAGAAAAGTATGATCCATTGTGGATCAAAGGTGGTGGTCACTGCAACTTAGAAGCATATCCTGAATACATCAGGCACCTGAGAAAGTTCATTAGTGCCATGGAGAAACTCCCTCTTGTGAGACAGGCAAAACAGAGCAGTGTGCCAACATCAACCAtcacagaatcaaaacacaagtgTTTGAGATTTGGCAAGAGGTAG
- the LOC135581853 gene encoding uncharacterized protein LOC135581853 isoform X1, with protein MGNVTSSVAARFAFFPPEPATYEVFRERGGEGRLCLSGLPPENNVEVHLVETRAGNRVVATFWRHPNARFTLLYSHGNAADLGQMFDLFLRLRAHLRVNIMSYDYSGYGGSTGKPSEFNTYYDIEAVHDCLKKEYGIRQEDLILYGQSVGSGPTLHLATQLQGLRGVVLHGAILSGIRVLYPVKVTFWFDIFKNINKIQQVDCPVLVIHGTADGIVEWTHGKRLWELSKEKYDPLWIKGGGHCNLEAYPEYIRHLRKFISAMEKLPLVRQAKQSSVPTSTITESKHKCLRFGKR; from the exons ATGGGGAACGTGACGTCGTCGGTGGCGGCACGGTTCGCGTTCTTCCCGCCGGAGCCTGCGACGTACGAGGTGTTCCgggagaggggaggggaggggcggCTCTGCCTGTCGGGGCTGCCGCCGGAGAATAACGTGGAGGTGCACCTGGTGGAGACCAGGGCCGGGAACCGGGTGGTGGCCACCTTCTGGCGTCACCCCAACGCCCGCTTCACCCTCCTCTACTCCCATGGCAACGCCGCCGACCTCGGCCAGATGTTCGACCTCTTCCTCCGGCTCCGTGCCCACCTCCGTGTCAACATCATGAG TTATGACTACTCAGGTTACGGAGGATCTACGGGGAAG CCATCTGAGTTCAATACATACTACGACATAGAAGCTGTGCATGATTGCTTGAAGAAAGAGTATGGGATAAGGCAAGAGGATCTCATTCTGTATGGCCAATCTGTCGGTAGTGGACCAACATTACACTTGGCTACGCAATTACAAGGTCTGAGAGGTGTTGTCCTCCATGGTGCAATTCTTTCGGGCATACGCGTCTTATATCCTGTAAAAGTGACATTCTGGTTTGATATATTTAAA AACATCAACAAAATCCAACAAGTTGACTGCCCGGTTCTTGTTATACAT GGAACTGCCGATGGTATCGTGGAGTGGACTCATGGAAAGCGTTTGTGGGAGCTATCGAAAGAAAAGTATGATCCATTGTGGATCAAAGGTGGTGGTCACTGCAACTTAGAAGCATATCCTGAATACATCAGGCACCTGAGAAAGTTCATTAGTGCCATGGAGAAACTCCCTCTTGTGAGACAGGCAAAACAGAGCAGTGTGCCAACATCAACCAtcacagaatcaaaacacaagtgTTTGAGATTTGGCAAGAGGTAG